A DNA window from Actinomycetota bacterium contains the following coding sequences:
- the nuoL gene encoding NADH-quinone oxidoreductase subunit L: MGYVAAIPLLPALAFVVLAPMSRAMRNKARWVSVAAILGALGLSVAAFASVWPGGHAGEPVYHASMTLATLGGVPLQVGIMLDAVSAAMLIVITVVGACVQVYSLGYMHRDERVGWYYAALSLFTAAMLLLVLADNFLLLYVAWEIMGLCSYLLIGFWHEQEAPRKASMKAFMTTRVGDIGFAIGLFVMFATVGSFGFADVLGAPETWAPGVATAVALLLLFGAMGKSAQVPLHVWLPDAMAGPTPASALIHAATMVAAGVYLVARAFPIFEASATALTVTLFVGATTALVGGLLAAVQHDIKKVLAYSTISQLGYMFVALGAGGAVAGLYHLVTHAFFKSLLFLGAGVIIHAYHTQDMREMGGLRRYLPWTTATFTVGALALAGVPPLGGFWSKDEILTVLWHEHHYVTWAIALGAAFVTAFYVARLWFRVFAGPKQTEELHEGHKEMILPMVLLASITAVIGFFGPRLGEFLGHEIPWPDPFMAGISVTVAASGLALGWWAYGRPGVVLNTRSLKSRAGYGYEMLAQKLYFDLTYETFIVRPYMRLAALLSRFDAHVVDGVVNGTGELWRRVAGMSSVFDIGVIDGAVNGAAGMVKSLGVRARRIQGGRIQTYQRLAVGALVALLVPLVLWIVLKGA, translated from the coding sequence GTGGGCTACGTCGCCGCCATACCTCTGCTTCCGGCACTTGCGTTCGTGGTGCTGGCTCCGATGTCACGTGCGATGCGCAACAAGGCGCGATGGGTGTCCGTGGCCGCCATCCTCGGCGCACTCGGGCTGTCGGTTGCAGCCTTCGCGAGCGTGTGGCCGGGCGGGCACGCGGGCGAGCCGGTCTACCACGCGTCGATGACGCTCGCCACCCTCGGCGGCGTGCCACTCCAGGTCGGCATCATGCTCGACGCGGTATCTGCCGCGATGCTCATCGTGATCACGGTCGTGGGTGCATGCGTGCAGGTGTACTCGCTGGGATACATGCACCGCGACGAGCGCGTGGGCTGGTACTACGCCGCGCTCTCGCTATTCACGGCGGCCATGCTGCTGCTCGTGCTTGCCGACAACTTCCTGCTGCTGTACGTGGCGTGGGAGATCATGGGGCTGTGCAGCTACCTGCTTATCGGCTTCTGGCACGAGCAGGAGGCTCCGCGCAAGGCGTCGATGAAGGCGTTCATGACGACGCGGGTGGGCGACATCGGGTTCGCGATCGGGCTGTTCGTGATGTTCGCGACGGTCGGCTCCTTCGGTTTCGCCGACGTGCTCGGCGCGCCCGAGACCTGGGCTCCCGGAGTCGCCACCGCCGTGGCCCTGCTGCTCCTATTTGGCGCGATGGGCAAGTCCGCCCAGGTGCCGCTGCATGTGTGGCTGCCCGACGCGATGGCTGGCCCCACTCCCGCCTCGGCCCTCATCCACGCGGCAACGATGGTTGCGGCCGGCGTGTACCTCGTGGCCCGCGCATTCCCGATCTTCGAAGCGAGCGCGACGGCACTCACCGTCACACTGTTCGTGGGCGCGACGACTGCGCTCGTAGGCGGTTTGCTCGCCGCGGTGCAGCACGACATCAAGAAGGTGCTCGCGTACTCCACGATCAGCCAGCTCGGCTACATGTTCGTCGCACTCGGCGCCGGCGGGGCGGTCGCCGGGCTGTACCACCTGGTGACGCACGCCTTCTTCAAGTCGCTGCTGTTCCTTGGCGCAGGCGTGATCATCCACGCGTACCACACGCAAGACATGCGGGAGATGGGCGGTCTGCGCCGCTACCTCCCGTGGACCACGGCCACCTTCACAGTCGGCGCCCTGGCGCTCGCGGGCGTACCCCCGCTCGGCGGCTTCTGGTCCAAGGACGAGATACTCACCGTGCTGTGGCACGAGCACCACTACGTCACATGGGCGATCGCGCTTGGCGCGGCCTTCGTGACGGCGTTCTACGTCGCGCGACTGTGGTTCCGTGTCTTCGCCGGGCCCAAGCAGACCGAGGAGCTGCACGAAGGCCACAAGGAGATGATCCTGCCGATGGTTCTGCTGGCATCGATCACGGCGGTCATCGGGTTTTTCGGCCCCCGTCTCGGTGAGTTCCTTGGCCACGAGATTCCTTGGCCCGACCCGTTTATGGCGGGTATCTCGGTGACCGTCGCCGCGAGCGGGCTCGCGCTCGGGTGGTGGGCGTACGGGCGGCCCGGCGTTGTGCTGAACACACGCTCGCTGAAGAGCCGCGCTGGATACGGCTACGAGATGCTCGCGCAGAAGCTCTACTTCGACCTGACGTACGAGACCTTCATAGTTCGTCCCTACATGCGCCTGGCCGCCTTGCTCTCGCGGTTCGACGCGCACGTCGTCGACGGAGTAGTGAACGGCACGGGCGAGCTGTGGCGCAGAGTCGCCGGGATGAGCTCGGTGTTCGACATCGGCGTGATCGATGGCGCGGTCAACGGCGCCGCCGGCATGGTCAAGTCCCTGGGAGTACGTGCACGACGCATCCAGGGTGGACGCATACAGACGTATCAGAGACTGGCCGTGGGGGCGCTCGTGGCGCTGCTGGTACCCCTCG